Proteins from one Ranitomeya variabilis isolate aRanVar5 chromosome 1, aRanVar5.hap1, whole genome shotgun sequence genomic window:
- the LOC143797518 gene encoding olfactory receptor 12D1-like, translating into METLNETHVTEFILLGITDLPQLQVVLFVSFLMFYLLSFIGNLSIVVVIIADHGLHTPMYFLLGNLSFLDFFYAATTVPKMLSGLLVEDKKITFEACIVQLHIFHFLGSTEAMLLMSMSYDRYVAICNPLRYHVLMAKAVCLQLAFTSWLVGFFYSLTHTIVTSRLPFCHFNKITHFYCDIKPLLKLACTDTHINESLVNIVTGSVAVGTFILIIISYSFIATHIQNMRSEHGRSKALSTCTSHLTVVLLYYGTAFCTYLRPVTKDSLEQDRLTAVLFTVITPALNTIIYALRNKDVKKAFKKLFFEGQVLKQLTIS; encoded by the coding sequence ATGGAAACGTTGAATGAGACCCATGTAACAGAATTCATACTTCTAGGGATCACTGATCTCCCCCAGTTACAAGTTGTACTCTTCGTTTCTTTTCTTATGTTCTACCTCCTAAGCTTTATTGGCAATTTAAGCATTGTGGTAGTGATTATTGCTGATCATGGTCTTCACACTCCAATGTACTTTTTACTGGGCAACCTTTCTTTTTTGGATTTCTTCTATGCAGCCACAACAGTCCCTAAAATGTTGTCTGGTTTACTTGTGGAAGATAAGAAAATAACTTTCGAAGCTTGCATAGTCCAGCTCCACATCTTTCATTTCCTGGGAAGCACGGAAGCCATGCTTCTTATGTCAATGTCTTATGACCGCTACGTCGCCATTTGTAACCCACTGAGATATCATGTCCTTATGGCAAAGGCTGTGTGTTTACAACTCGCCTTCACATCCTGGCTTGTTGGTTTTTTCTATTCCTTGACCCATACAATTGTGACTTCCAGGCTTCCATTCTGCCACTTTAACAAAATAACCCATTTCTACTGTGATATCAAACCACTTTTGAAGTTGGCATGTACCGACACACACATTAACGAGAGCTTGGTCAACATAGTGACAGGTTCTGTAGCTGTAGGCACATTCATTCTAATTATCATTTCCTACAGCTTTATTGCAACCCACATCCAGAATATGCGGTCAGAGCATGGTAGAAGTAAAGCCCTGTCTACCTGCACTTCCCATCTAACTGTGGTGCTTTTGTATTATGGAACTGCTTTCTGCACATATTTGAGACCAGTGACTAAGGATTCCTTGGAGCAAGACAGACTGACTGCAGTACTCTTCACTGTCATCACGCCAGCATTAAACACTATTATATACGCTTTGAGAAATAAGGATGTGAAAAAAGCTTTTAAGAAACTGTTTTTTGAAGGTCAAGTACTAAAACAATTAACTATTAGCTAA